A single region of the Pelobates fuscus isolate aPelFus1 chromosome 4, aPelFus1.pri, whole genome shotgun sequence genome encodes:
- the MC2R gene encoding adrenocorticotropic hormone receptor — MEASNIPAPQVGHGGRSNTRLGTNGPLERGNRALKEHGGVENKKTDISMELIQPNVSIKNVTASSENITNCSMVIVPEEILLTISMVGVLENLMVLIAIVKNKNLHLPMYLFICSLAVSDMLASFYKLLETVMIILAINGYLEKSGSFERKMDDVMDWIFALCLLGSIFSLSAIAADRYITIFHALRYHNIMTLRRASLILAVIWIFCGGFGIVIINFFHNVATIMCFIVMFVLLLVFIVCLYIHMFLLAQSHAKKIASLSGQWNSVQQRVNMKGTITLIILIGVFICCWSPFFLHLFLYVFCPSNPYCSCYMTTLSVNATLIICNSIIDPFIYAFRSPELRITFKKMLCCWIHSVKIRRDNLKEYYSRNTKLYS; from the exons ATGGAAGCAAGCAACATCCCAGCTCCTCAAGTGGGTCACGGAGGGAGAAGCAATACACGCTTGGGAACCAACGGGCCCCTGGAGAGGGGAAATAGAGCCCTGAAAGAGCATGGAGGTGTAGAA AATAAAAAGACGGACATATCGATGGAACTAATTCAACCAAATGTTAGTATCAAGAATGTGACAGCCTCATCAGAGAATATCACAAATTGTTCAATGGTTATTGTTCCAGAAGAAATACTTCTTACTATTTCAATGGTAGGAGTTTTGGAAAACCTTATGGTCCTTATTGCTATagtgaaaaacaaaaaccttCATTTGCCCATGTACTTATTCATTTGCAGTTTAGCTGTTTCAGATATGTTGGCCAGTTTCTATAAACTTTTAGAAACCGTAATGATAATATTGGCAATCAATGGTTATTTGGAAAAATCAGGTTCATTTGAAAGAAAGATGGATGATGTCATGGACTGGATTTTTGCACTATGTTTACTTGGCTCAATATTCAGTTTATCTGCAATTGCCGCTGATAGATACATTACAATATTCCATGCCTTACGTTACCATAATATTATGACTCTACGAAGAGCTTCTCTCATTCTTGCTGTAATCTGGATATTTTGTGGTGGATTTGGAATAGTTATCATTAACTTTTTTCACAATGTAGCAACGATAATGTGCTTCATTGTcatgtttgttttgttattagTTTTTATTGTGTGCCTCTATATCCACATGTTTCTTCTCGCGCAGTCACATGCAAAGAAAATAGCTTCATTATCCGGACAATGGAATTCAGTTCAGCAAAGAGTTAACATGAAAGGAACCATAACCTTAATAATTTTAATTGGTGTGTTCATTTGTTGTTGGTCTCCTTTTTTTCTTCAtcttttcttgtatgtattttgCCCGAGCAATCCATATTGTTCATGCTACATGACAACTCTTAGTGTTAATGCTACACTTATTATATGCAATTCTATTATTGACCCATTCATTTATGCATTCCGTAGTCCAGAGTTGCGCATTACCTTTAAAAAGATGCTGTGCTGTTGGATTCATTCAGTAAAAATACGGAGAGATAATTTAAAGGAATATTATAgtagaaatacaaagctgtactCCTAA